TTTTCAAAGGAACACTTTCCCATGCAACTCACCTTCGTTTTTTAGGGTTTAAATCTATATTTCATTTAGCCTTTTTCATTATTTAATAGCTGATCTAAGGCCACCATATCAGAGATTAAAACTTGTCGCGCTTTGCTGCCTTCAAATTGCCCAACGATACCAGCAGCTTCTAGTTGATCTATAATTCTACCAGCCCTATTGTACCCTAATTTTAATTTTCTTTGAATTAAAGAGGCTGAACCTTGTTGTGCAATGACAATCACTTCAGCGGCATCTCGAAACAAAGCATCTCTTTCTGATATATCATAATCAATACTTGTGCCAGAATCTTCACCCACATATTCAGGTAATAAATGAGCATCCGGGAAACCTCGTTGAGAACCTATATACTCCACTATTTTGGCAACCTCTGGAGTATCCACAAAAGCACACTGAATACGAGTAACATCGTTACCTTGCGTATACAACATATCGCCTCTACCTATTAACTGATCGGCGCCTTGTGCGTCTAAAATGGTTCTTGAATCTATTTTTGAGGTTACTCTAAAAGCGATTCTCGCTGGGAAATTAGCTTTTATAATCCCAGTAATTACGTTTACCGACGGTCTTTGTGTGGCTATAATTAAATGAATTCCAATGGCTCTAGCTAATTGCGCTAAACGAGCAATGGGAGTTTCTACTTCTTTACCAGCGGTCATAATTAAATCGGCAAATTCATCAATCACTAAAACAATATACGGCAAGTACATGTGTCCGTCATTCGGATTTAACTTCCGAGCTTTGAACTTTGTATTGTATTCTTTGATATTACGAACGAGAGCTAATTTAAGTAGTTCGTACCTATTGTCCATCTCTATACAGAGTGAATTTAAAGTGTGAATTACTTTTGTATTATCGGTAATAATGGCATCATCGGTGTCAGGCAATTTGGCTAAAAAATGACGTTCAATTTTGTTGAAAAGCGTAAGTTCTACTTTTTTAGGATCTATAAGCACAAACTTTACTTCCGAAGGGTGTTTTTTGTATAAGAGCGATGTCAATACTGCATTTAAACCAACAGATTTACCTTGTCCTGTGGCACCTGCCATTAACAAATGCGGCATTTTTGCCAAATCAACTACAAAGGTTTCGTTACTAATCGTTTTACCAAAAGCAATAGGAAGTTGCATTTCTGCCTTTTGGAACTTACTAGACGTAATGACCGATCGCATCGAAACAATAGTAGCGTTTTTATTAGGAACTTCAATACCAATGGTACCTTTTCCTGGAATTGGAGCAATAATCCGAATACCTAAAGCAGCAAGCGATAGTGCTATATCATCCTCTAAGTTTTTAATTTTTGAAATACGAATACCGGCTTCTGGGACAATTTCATACAAGGTTACGGTAGGACCGATAGTAGCTTTAATTTGAGCAATACCGATTTTATAATTTTTTAAGGTTTCTACAATCTTATTTTTATTTTCCTCAAGTTCTTCCTGATTTATAGTAATTCCACCGGTAACGCCAT
The sequence above is drawn from the Cellulophaga sp. Hel_I_12 genome and encodes:
- a CDS encoding DNA translocase FtsK yields the protein MAKKTKSPKKTATPKKSFFSLSKQNKIILGSLIMLFSVALFFSFISFYFTWKGDQSLLSEFVSRNKETKNLLNKFGASISHFFIYKGFGIASFIFTFLFFLTGLKLFLSLKATGLLRKWSWGMVFIIWTAIALGFFAESYPLLGGIVGYEMNDYLQDYTGKLGVFLLLLFGLVFILVRLFKVTPDLISDFYTKNKKEISSEFKNKETSKTYTDEEIEDLIAKEEKQALIDTYTHKKDIPPLEPEAKTLADGFEVTIPKEEEVIDDLKMEVKSVVEEVEDLDSLANKLVEDFGEFDPTLELGNYKFPTIELLDQHGVTGGITINQEELEENKNKIVETLKNYKIGIAQIKATIGPTVTLYEIVPEAGIRISKIKNLEDDIALSLAALGIRIIAPIPGKGTIGIEVPNKNATIVSMRSVITSSKFQKAEMQLPIAFGKTISNETFVVDLAKMPHLLMAGATGQGKSVGLNAVLTSLLYKKHPSEVKFVLIDPKKVELTLFNKIERHFLAKLPDTDDAIITDNTKVIHTLNSLCIEMDNRYELLKLALVRNIKEYNTKFKARKLNPNDGHMYLPYIVLVIDEFADLIMTAGKEVETPIARLAQLARAIGIHLIIATQRPSVNVITGIIKANFPARIAFRVTSKIDSRTILDAQGADQLIGRGDMLYTQGNDVTRIQCAFVDTPEVAKIVEYIGSQRGFPDAHLLPEYVGEDSGTSIDYDISERDALFRDAAEVIVIAQQGSASLIQRKLKLGYNRAGRIIDQLEAAGIVGQFEGSKARQVLISDMVALDQLLNNEKG